The following coding sequences lie in one Ornithodoros turicata isolate Travis unplaced genomic scaffold, ASM3712646v1 ctg00001057.1, whole genome shotgun sequence genomic window:
- the LOC135376216 gene encoding uncharacterized protein LOC135376216 isoform X4 — protein MNVSVIKPDALVYRATLNRNIMDPNVCRATGPSPWQGPGMPSMQSSFVESLSFRHVTGFQPLALKTAEVLSFSAAALITAYTDAYRPLTAPCRSVTQANPKELVCQKERYHDIVIKRNLYLETDTIRFDKWGGTFDITVKAAYDSDCTMTAKMCWSFQNHNFTGGYVIFDVHFHYLCSAPPAFVDSKGDFGVVKRAKVNMNKNYQGIKCGDSCS, from the exons ATGAATGTCTC AGTAATTAAGCCAGACGCATTGGTGTACCGAGCAACTCTTAATCGTAATATAATGGACCCAAACGTATGCAGGGCTACAGGACCGTCACCCTGGCAGGGACCTGGCATGCCGTCTATGCAGTCATCATTC GTTGAGTCGCTGTCATTCAGGCATGTGACTGGGTTCCAACCGCTGGCTTTGAAAACAGCGGAAGTGCTCTCTTTCAGCGCTGCGGCCCTTATAACTGCCTACACGGATGCTTATAGACCACTCACAGCTCCATGCCGGAGTGTCACCCAGGCGAATCCAAAAGAATTG GTGTGCCAAAAGGAACGATATCATGATATAGTGATCAAACGTAATTTGTACCTTGAAACCGACACCATCCGATTCGACAAATGGGGCGGTACGTTTGACATCACTGTCAAAGCAGCGTACGACTCGGATTGCACTATGACGGCAAAG ATGTGTTGGTCTTTCCAAAACCATAACTTCACGGGCGGCTACGTCATCTTCGACGTCCACTTTCACTACCTGTGTTCAGCACCACCAGCATTCGTAGATTCCAAGGGTGACTTCGGCGTTGTGAAGCGGGCAAAAGTTAATATGAACAAGAACTACCAGGGGATAAAGTGCGGGGACTCGTGCTCATAA
- the LOC135376216 gene encoding uncharacterized protein LOC135376216 isoform X6, with protein sequence MCPTATGPSPWQGPGMPSMQSSFVESLSFRHVTGFQPLALKTAEVLSFSAAALITAYTDAYRPLTAPCRSVTQANPKELVCQKERYHDIVIKRNLYLETDTIRFDKWGGTFDITVKAAYDSDCTMTAKMCWSFQNHNFTGGYVIFDVHFHYLCSAPPAFVDSKGDFGVVKRAKVNMNKNYQGIKCGDSCS encoded by the exons GGCTACAGGACCGTCACCCTGGCAGGGACCTGGCATGCCGTCTATGCAGTCATCATTC GTTGAGTCGCTGTCATTCAGGCATGTGACTGGGTTCCAACCGCTGGCTTTGAAAACAGCGGAAGTGCTCTCTTTCAGCGCTGCGGCCCTTATAACTGCCTACACGGATGCTTATAGACCACTCACAGCTCCATGCCGGAGTGTCACCCAGGCGAATCCAAAAGAATTG GTGTGCCAAAAGGAACGATATCATGATATAGTGATCAAACGTAATTTGTACCTTGAAACCGACACCATCCGATTCGACAAATGGGGCGGTACGTTTGACATCACTGTCAAAGCAGCGTACGACTCGGATTGCACTATGACGGCAAAG ATGTGTTGGTCTTTCCAAAACCATAACTTCACGGGCGGCTACGTCATCTTCGACGTCCACTTTCACTACCTGTGTTCAGCACCACCAGCATTCGTAGATTCCAAGGGTGACTTCGGCGTTGTGAAGCGGGCAAAAGTTAATATGAACAAGAACTACCAGGGGATAAAGTGCGGGGACTCGTGCTCATAA
- the LOC135376216 gene encoding uncharacterized protein LOC135376216 isoform X5, with translation MCPTVIKPDALVYRATLNRNIMDPNVCRATGPSPWQGPGMPSMQSSFVESLSFRHVTGFQPLALKTAEVLSFSAAALITAYTDAYRPLTAPCRSVTQANPKELVCQKERYHDIVIKRNLYLETDTIRFDKWGGTFDITVKAAYDSDCTMTAKMCWSFQNHNFTGGYVIFDVHFHYLCSAPPAFVDSKGDFGVVKRAKVNMNKNYQGIKCGDSCS, from the exons AGTAATTAAGCCAGACGCATTGGTGTACCGAGCAACTCTTAATCGTAATATAATGGACCCAAACGTATGCAGGGCTACAGGACCGTCACCCTGGCAGGGACCTGGCATGCCGTCTATGCAGTCATCATTC GTTGAGTCGCTGTCATTCAGGCATGTGACTGGGTTCCAACCGCTGGCTTTGAAAACAGCGGAAGTGCTCTCTTTCAGCGCTGCGGCCCTTATAACTGCCTACACGGATGCTTATAGACCACTCACAGCTCCATGCCGGAGTGTCACCCAGGCGAATCCAAAAGAATTG GTGTGCCAAAAGGAACGATATCATGATATAGTGATCAAACGTAATTTGTACCTTGAAACCGACACCATCCGATTCGACAAATGGGGCGGTACGTTTGACATCACTGTCAAAGCAGCGTACGACTCGGATTGCACTATGACGGCAAAG ATGTGTTGGTCTTTCCAAAACCATAACTTCACGGGCGGCTACGTCATCTTCGACGTCCACTTTCACTACCTGTGTTCAGCACCACCAGCATTCGTAGATTCCAAGGGTGACTTCGGCGTTGTGAAGCGGGCAAAAGTTAATATGAACAAGAACTACCAGGGGATAAAGTGCGGGGACTCGTGCTCATAA